A window of the Janthinobacterium agaricidamnosum NBRC 102515 = DSM 9628 genome harbors these coding sequences:
- a CDS encoding TonB-dependent receptor, producing MKRNLTPGNASRTHLKPIAAAVAILIAGASFSAQAQQADAAAAKTTAAPQEEQQIVVTGIRASLQQSLNQKRNSDTLVEVITAEDVGKMPDKNIADSLQRLPGVSVAAAGGGEGSFGENDRVALRGTPFGLTLTTFNGHSVGSGDWFADNIIGGGRSVSFSLFPSELIGRVTVHKGSQADLLEGGAEGVVDIETRKPLDFKKSFTGQVNLGAVYSSNAGKTDPQVSGMLAWKNDSNTLGVLLQGFHQKRTLSRYGQENGVWYDPVEAGSPIANEIPGASGAKANYLGGTAWFEQTRTRDGGLLDVQIKPNKDVMLDLTLFHSQLDAPNINHNFMQSLGRAFGTTWASPPGFPAGNLSGSVAGGVLTSLNANLPANCPSCAGISGAVQEEFSRPVAKSNSDFINLDGKFRVNDRLTLNTKVGSTRGVGETVSGALGVWMPFQGGSYSMNGAKNPINYVIPGADKFSIGGVSGEPYTYGSHVKAIDKENYGQVDATLKLDLPVVSSLQFGARIAEHKRTLDAIGINSNVEGSTDANALGNPANLPLGGLVSFPSGFRDLGTNGAGYWTFSKDAVNNWLSKYANYSGHLRQNEFTIKEPTQSVYGMANFGAEGFSGNFGVRIVHTKEDVNRYELNAAGEYKLLNYTNTYNDFLPSANFRLDVAKDVVVRFGASRTMARPELGMMAGLDLRDQQLFGVVGNPNLRPIRANNADIGVEWYFEPKSMVSANAFFSALDGYVTYGKTTGTFYNQLQKKNTVYQIGTPFNTTAEVKGLELAYVQALPAGFGVNANYTYTNGKETGNVFGSPCADPISPDCTLIGTSRNAYNVGGFFENDKFSARLTYNFRSGFLNGTSRNSAAYQGSIGTLSASIAYQLTENLAITLDGKDLNNPMVRSVIKTPGIDDVPGSFYKNGRQIYLALQGKM from the coding sequence ATGAAACGCAATTTGACACCTGGTAATGCATCACGCACCCATTTGAAACCGATCGCCGCCGCCGTGGCGATCCTGATTGCGGGCGCCAGTTTTTCTGCACAGGCACAGCAAGCTGATGCGGCCGCGGCCAAGACAACTGCCGCGCCGCAAGAAGAACAGCAAATCGTGGTGACCGGTATTCGTGCATCCTTGCAACAATCGCTGAACCAAAAACGCAATTCCGACACTCTGGTCGAAGTCATTACCGCGGAAGACGTGGGTAAGATGCCGGACAAAAACATCGCCGACTCCCTGCAACGTTTGCCAGGCGTCAGCGTCGCGGCAGCCGGCGGCGGCGAAGGCAGCTTCGGCGAAAACGACCGCGTGGCACTGCGCGGCACACCGTTCGGCCTGACCTTGACCACATTCAACGGCCACTCGGTCGGCAGCGGCGACTGGTTCGCCGACAACATCATCGGCGGCGGCCGCAGCGTCAGCTTCTCGCTGTTTCCATCGGAGCTGATCGGCCGCGTCACCGTGCACAAGGGTTCGCAAGCGGATCTGCTGGAAGGCGGCGCCGAAGGCGTGGTCGATATCGAAACCCGCAAACCGCTGGATTTCAAGAAATCGTTTACCGGCCAGGTCAATCTGGGGGCGGTGTATTCCTCCAACGCAGGCAAGACCGATCCGCAAGTCAGCGGCATGCTGGCGTGGAAAAACGATAGCAATACCTTGGGGGTATTGTTGCAGGGCTTCCATCAAAAACGCACCTTGAGCCGTTATGGCCAGGAAAACGGCGTCTGGTACGATCCGGTCGAAGCAGGTTCGCCAATTGCCAACGAGATCCCTGGCGCCAGCGGCGCCAAGGCCAACTACCTGGGCGGCACGGCATGGTTTGAGCAGACCCGTACCCGCGACGGCGGCCTGCTTGACGTACAGATCAAGCCAAACAAGGACGTGATGCTGGATTTGACGCTGTTCCACTCGCAGCTCGATGCGCCTAACATCAATCACAACTTCATGCAATCGCTGGGCCGCGCGTTCGGCACGACCTGGGCTTCGCCTCCGGGCTTCCCGGCTGGTAACCTCAGCGGTAGCGTGGCTGGCGGCGTACTGACCAGCCTGAACGCCAACCTGCCGGCCAATTGCCCTAGCTGCGCCGGTATTTCGGGCGCGGTGCAGGAAGAATTCAGCCGACCTGTGGCAAAGAGCAATTCCGACTTCATCAACCTGGACGGTAAATTCCGCGTCAATGACCGCCTGACCCTGAACACCAAAGTGGGCAGCACCCGCGGCGTCGGCGAAACCGTCAGCGGCGCGCTGGGCGTGTGGATGCCGTTCCAGGGCGGTAGTTACAGCATGAACGGCGCCAAGAATCCAATCAATTACGTGATTCCAGGCGCGGACAAGTTCTCGATCGGCGGCGTCAGCGGCGAACCGTACACCTATGGTTCCCACGTGAAAGCGATCGACAAGGAAAACTATGGCCAGGTCGACGCTACGTTGAAACTTGACTTGCCGGTCGTCTCGTCGCTGCAATTCGGTGCGCGGATCGCCGAGCACAAGCGCACGCTCGATGCCATCGGCATCAATTCGAATGTCGAGGGCTCGACCGATGCGAATGCATTGGGCAACCCTGCCAATCTGCCGCTGGGCGGCCTGGTCTCGTTCCCAAGCGGCTTCAGGGATCTGGGCACCAACGGCGCCGGTTACTGGACTTTCTCGAAAGACGCCGTGAATAACTGGCTGAGCAAGTATGCGAATTATTCGGGCCACCTGCGTCAAAACGAGTTCACCATCAAGGAACCGACCCAGTCGGTCTACGGTATGGCAAATTTCGGCGCCGAAGGCTTCTCGGGTAACTTCGGCGTGCGCATCGTGCATACCAAGGAAGACGTCAACCGCTACGAACTCAATGCCGCTGGCGAGTACAAGCTGCTGAACTACACCAACACGTATAACGACTTCTTGCCTAGCGCTAACTTCCGCCTGGATGTCGCGAAAGACGTGGTGGTCCGTTTTGGCGCCAGCCGCACCATGGCGCGTCCTGAGCTGGGCATGATGGCCGGCCTGGACCTGCGCGACCAGCAGCTGTTCGGCGTGGTCGGCAATCCTAACCTGCGTCCTATCCGCGCCAACAATGCTGATATCGGCGTGGAATGGTACTTCGAGCCAAAATCGATGGTATCGGCTAATGCGTTTTTCTCGGCGCTCGACGGTTATGTGACTTACGGCAAAACCACCGGCACCTTCTACAATCAGTTGCAGAAGAAAAACACCGTGTATCAGATCGGCACGCCATTCAATACCACGGCTGAAGTCAAGGGCCTGGAACTGGCTTATGTGCAAGCCTTGCCGGCCGGTTTTGGCGTCAATGCCAATTACACCTATACCAATGGCAAGGAAACCGGCAATGTCTTCGGCTCGCCTTGCGCCGATCCGATCAGCCCGGATTGCACGCTGATCGGTACTTCGCGTAATGCGTATAACGTTGGCGGCTTCTTTGAAAACGACAAGTTCAGCGCGCGCCTGACCTATAACTTCCGCTCCGGCTTCCTGAACGGCACCAGCCGTAACAGCGCCGCGTATCAAGGTTCGATCGGCACGCTGTCGGCGTCGATCGCGTACCAGCTGACGGAAAACCTGGCGATCACGCTCGATGGCAAGGACTTGAACAATCCGATGGTACGTTCGGTCATCAAGACTCCAGGCATCGACGATGTCCCGGGCTCGTTCTACAAGAACGGCCGCCAGATCTACCTGGCGCTGCAAGGCAAGATGTAA
- a CDS encoding GntR family transcriptional regulator yields MTTLAHIMHSLGQTSSLPLYQQLQRALREAIDKRILGPDEALPAERQLATDLAVSRITVRKAIDGLVSEGLLVRRPGSGNFINTRIEKNFAKLTSFSEDMRARGRTPRSVWLKRSEGTVTPEEALRLRLSPGAPVYRFNRIRYADEVPMCLEYATIVAACLPSLQAVDISMYDALEQAGNRPVRALQRLSALLLNAEQATLLQAQEGDAGLSVERLGFLRDGRAVEFCRSYFRGDMYDFVAELSTN; encoded by the coding sequence ATGACAACCCTGGCTCATATCATGCATAGCCTGGGGCAGACCAGCAGCCTGCCCCTGTACCAGCAATTGCAGCGTGCATTGCGGGAGGCGATCGACAAGCGCATCCTGGGTCCCGACGAAGCCTTGCCGGCCGAACGCCAGCTGGCGACCGACCTGGCGGTGTCGCGCATCACGGTGCGCAAGGCGATCGACGGCCTGGTCAGCGAGGGGCTGCTGGTGCGGCGCCCTGGCTCGGGCAACTTCATCAATACCAGGATCGAAAAGAACTTCGCCAAGCTGACCTCGTTTTCCGAGGACATGCGGGCGCGCGGACGCACCCCGCGCAGCGTCTGGCTGAAGCGTTCCGAGGGCACGGTAACGCCGGAAGAAGCGCTGCGGCTGCGGCTCAGCCCGGGCGCGCCGGTATACCGCTTCAACCGCATCCGCTACGCCGACGAAGTACCGATGTGCCTCGAATACGCCACCATCGTGGCGGCTTGCCTGCCATCGCTGCAGGCGGTCGACATCTCGATGTACGATGCGCTGGAACAAGCCGGCAACCGCCCGGTGCGCGCCTTGCAGCGTCTCAGCGCGCTGTTGCTGAATGCCGAACAGGCCACCCTGCTGCAAGCGCAGGAAGGCGACGCCGGCCTGTCGGTCGAACGGCTGGGTTTCTTGCGCGACGGCCGCGCGGTGGAATTTTGCCGCTCCTACTTCCGTGGCGACATGTATGACTTCGTGGCCGAGTTAAGTACCAATTAA
- a CDS encoding M16 family metallopeptidase, with product MTSLYWKQAGLLLCAFTFVGPGIAAGQTLPAGIVKGPSVEGITEYRLPNGLTVLLFPDASKPSVTVNVTYLVGSRHENYGETGMAHLLEHMMFKGAPKNRSIPQQFANRGMEFNGSTTDDRTNYYEVFQAGGDNLKWALDMEADRMVHSFIDKKDLDSEMTVVRNEYESGENSPFSVLLKRMQSVAYDWHSYGRATIGNRSDIENVKIDNLRAFYRTYYQPDNAVLLVAGKFDPAQTLKWISQGFGAIPKPKRVLPPFWTVEPTQDGERGFTVRRQGDIQVVALAYKVPAALHPDSDRLGFMSEILGSGASARLHKALVESGKAVDVFSFSQAGYAPGLQIIGAVVKKGDPLAPVQDALIDAVENFYKTPPTPEEMARVRMNYANEIDKSLNNPQSVGVALSEQIALGDWRLLFQGRDELPNISSEQVSQAAARYFRRDNRTIGIFLPDDAPQRAEIPAAPAVADVMKDFKGKAATLAGEDFDPSQANILARTEVSAIGGLKVALLPKKSRGQEVSVDLRLHWGDEHNLFGKNAIQSLTDAMLTRGTSKYSREQLQDASDKLKISGSLYHFTTTRDNLDAALRLVAHVLREPSFPAGEFEQLRQQWIVGLEANRNDPQDVAMRAMDEYFNRYPKGDVRAVATYDEQVAQAQAATLDDVKAFHRDFYGASQGELAIVGDFDPAAVGKTIADSFGGWDSKAHYARVDNSNFDVAPLHKNIDTPDKENGVLMARLNLDLRSDDADYPALELANYIFGDGGLKSRLMDRIRQKDGLSYGGGSSLSVSDTDRAGNVTISAIAAPQNLKKLETALREELARALKDGFTAAEVAGAKSGILQQRLQNRAQDNVLAGGWSGFLYLDRTFAWSKQYEDQLQALTVADVNAAFRKAIDPAKLSIVIAGDQSKATAAAAGDKSRR from the coding sequence ATGACATCACTTTACTGGAAACAAGCCGGGCTGTTGCTGTGCGCCTTTACTTTTGTCGGACCCGGCATCGCCGCCGGGCAAACCTTGCCGGCCGGCATTGTCAAAGGACCATCGGTTGAAGGCATTACCGAATACCGCTTGCCGAACGGCTTGACAGTGCTGTTATTTCCCGATGCGTCGAAACCCAGCGTGACGGTCAACGTCACGTACCTGGTCGGCTCGCGGCATGAAAATTATGGCGAAACGGGGATGGCCCATTTGCTGGAACATATGATGTTCAAGGGGGCCCCGAAGAACCGCAGCATCCCGCAGCAATTCGCCAACCGCGGCATGGAATTCAACGGCAGCACCACCGACGACCGCACCAATTATTACGAAGTGTTCCAGGCGGGCGGCGACAACCTGAAATGGGCGCTCGACATGGAAGCGGACCGCATGGTGCATTCCTTTATCGACAAGAAAGACCTCGATTCGGAAATGACGGTGGTGCGCAATGAATATGAAAGCGGCGAGAATTCGCCGTTCAGCGTTTTGCTCAAACGCATGCAAAGCGTGGCCTACGACTGGCACAGCTATGGCCGCGCGACGATCGGCAACCGCAGCGATATCGAAAACGTCAAGATCGACAACCTGCGCGCGTTTTACCGCACGTATTACCAGCCCGATAATGCGGTGTTGCTGGTGGCCGGCAAGTTCGATCCGGCCCAGACGCTGAAATGGATCAGCCAGGGTTTCGGCGCGATTCCGAAACCGAAACGCGTCTTGCCGCCGTTCTGGACCGTCGAGCCGACCCAGGATGGCGAGCGCGGTTTTACCGTGCGGCGCCAGGGCGACATCCAGGTCGTCGCGCTGGCTTACAAGGTGCCGGCCGCGCTGCATCCTGACAGCGACCGGCTCGGTTTCATGTCGGAAATCCTCGGCTCGGGCGCCAGCGCGCGGCTGCATAAGGCGCTGGTCGAAAGCGGCAAGGCGGTCGACGTGTTCAGTTTTTCGCAAGCCGGTTATGCGCCCGGTTTGCAGATCATCGGCGCGGTGGTCAAGAAGGGTGATCCGCTGGCCCCGGTGCAAGACGCGCTGATCGATGCGGTCGAGAACTTCTACAAGACGCCGCCGACGCCGGAGGAAATGGCGCGCGTGCGCATGAATTACGCCAATGAAATCGACAAGTCCCTCAACAATCCGCAAAGCGTCGGCGTGGCGCTGTCGGAGCAAATCGCGCTGGGCGACTGGCGCTTGCTGTTCCAGGGGCGCGACGAATTGCCGAACATCAGCTCGGAACAAGTCAGCCAGGCCGCCGCGCGTTATTTCCGGCGCGATAACCGTACCATCGGCATCTTCTTGCCGGACGATGCGCCGCAGCGCGCCGAGATTCCGGCCGCGCCCGCCGTGGCCGACGTAATGAAGGATTTCAAGGGCAAGGCGGCGACGCTGGCCGGCGAGGATTTCGATCCCAGCCAGGCCAACATCCTGGCGCGCACCGAAGTGAGCGCCATCGGCGGCTTGAAAGTGGCGCTGCTGCCGAAGAAAAGCCGGGGGCAGGAAGTATCGGTCGATTTGCGTTTGCACTGGGGCGACGAACATAATCTGTTCGGCAAGAATGCGATCCAGTCGCTGACCGATGCGATGCTGACGCGCGGCACCAGCAAATATAGCCGCGAGCAATTGCAGGATGCCTCCGACAAGCTGAAGATTTCCGGCAGCCTGTATCACTTCACGACCACCCGCGACAACCTGGACGCGGCGCTGCGGCTGGTGGCCCATGTGCTGCGCGAGCCGAGCTTCCCGGCGGGCGAATTCGAGCAATTGCGCCAGCAATGGATCGTCGGCCTGGAAGCGAACCGCAACGACCCGCAAGACGTGGCCATGCGCGCGATGGATGAATATTTCAACCGCTACCCGAAAGGCGACGTGCGCGCCGTCGCCACCTATGACGAACAGGTGGCGCAGGCGCAGGCGGCCACGCTGGACGACGTCAAGGCTTTCCACCGCGATTTCTATGGCGCGTCGCAAGGCGAACTGGCGATCGTCGGCGATTTCGACCCGGCGGCGGTGGGCAAGACCATCGCCGACAGCTTCGGCGGCTGGGATAGCAAGGCCCATTACGCGCGGGTCGACAACAGCAATTTTGACGTTGCGCCGCTGCACAAGAACATCGATACGCCGGACAAGGAAAACGGCGTGCTGATGGCGCGCCTGAACCTGGACCTGCGCAGCGACGACGCCGATTATCCGGCGCTGGAATTGGCCAATTACATCTTCGGCGACGGCGGCTTGAAGTCGCGTCTGATGGACCGCATCCGCCAGAAAGACGGCTTGTCGTATGGCGGCGGTTCCAGCCTGAGCGTCAGCGATACCGACCGCGCCGGCAATGTCACGATCAGCGCCATCGCCGCGCCGCAAAACCTGAAAAAACTGGAAACGGCGCTGCGCGAGGAGTTGGCGCGCGCGTTGAAGGACGGTTTTACGGCGGCCGAAGTGGCTGGCGCCAAGTCCGGCATCCTGCAGCAGCGTTTGCAAAACCGGGCGCAAGACAATGTGCTGGCCGGCGGCTGGTCCGGCTTCCTGTACCTGGACCGTACCTTCGCGTGGAGCAAGCAATACGAAGACCAGCTGCAGGCGTTGACGGTGGCCGACGTGAATGCGGCGTTCCGCAAGGCGATCGACCCGGCCAAACTGAGCATCGTCATCGCCGGCGACCAGAGCAAAGCCACTGCGGCGGCAGCCGGGGATAAGAGCAGGCGTTAA
- a CDS encoding CBS domain-containing protein — MRIGDICTVQTVHCKRDMSVQEAALMMRNQHVGDLVVVEQPNGERVPVGIITDRDIVISVIALGLDPASLLVGDIMSEELLTATEDDDVYETIERMRFKSIRRLPVVNSLGGLSGIVSVDDLLEFLAEEMGELSRISSGQLAHEKQARQ, encoded by the coding sequence ATGCGTATCGGCGATATCTGTACCGTGCAAACCGTGCATTGCAAACGCGACATGAGCGTGCAAGAAGCGGCCTTGATGATGCGCAACCAGCATGTCGGCGACCTGGTCGTAGTGGAGCAGCCGAATGGCGAGCGGGTGCCGGTCGGCATCATCACCGACCGCGACATCGTGATTTCCGTCATTGCGCTGGGGCTCGATCCGGCCAGCCTGCTGGTCGGCGATATCATGAGCGAGGAATTGCTGACCGCCACCGAGGACGACGATGTCTATGAAACCATCGAACGCATGCGTTTCAAGAGCATCCGTCGCTTGCCGGTCGTCAATAGCCTGGGCGGCTTGAGCGGCATCGTCAGCGTCGATGACTTGCTGGAATTCCTGGCCGAGGAAATGGGCGAACTGTCGCGCATCAGTTCCGGCCAGCTGGCGCATGAAAAGCAGGCGCGCCAATAA
- a CDS encoding DUF3579 domain-containing protein, translating to MAELAQNTIELSDEFFILGVTSNGKQFRPSDWAERLCGVMSCFNPEGGRNSHLQFSPYVRPTVVNGVKSVVVNNKLKALEPMAYHFVVAFAKDNDLQVVDACFLPYPDDKKP from the coding sequence ATGGCCGAGTTAGCTCAAAACACCATAGAACTTTCAGACGAGTTCTTCATTCTTGGCGTCACCAGCAATGGCAAACAATTCCGTCCCAGCGATTGGGCGGAACGCCTGTGCGGTGTGATGTCGTGTTTCAACCCTGAAGGCGGGCGCAATTCGCACCTGCAATTTTCGCCCTATGTGCGGCCGACCGTCGTCAACGGCGTCAAGTCGGTAGTCGTCAACAACAAGCTGAAAGCGCTGGAGCCGATGGCTTACCATTTTGTTGTCGCATTCGCCAAAGATAACGACCTGCAAGTGGTCGATGCCTGCTTCTTGCCCTATCCAGACGACAAGAAACCGTGA
- a CDS encoding CobD/CbiB family protein has protein sequence MTFLSILCALLIEQLKPLRADNPIYAEIKSLAMRMETWFNAGHARHGRMGWFLMVGALMVPTAAIYWILIHYDLRLVAVAWNILIVYLTLGFRHYSHYFTSIQLALNAGDDATARILLAEWTRQDTIGMEPSEISRIAVEKSLITTHRNVFGVFFWFLMPLGPACAVMYRVSEYLARAWNEPEHMRNEAFGQFAARAFYWIDWIPVRLTAVAFAVVGNFEDAIYAWRNFAGRWSDEAIGIILSAGGGAMGVRLGTPQENASKVLLADAATVDGADGEVESMPGEEPSMRALQSTVGLVWRALLLWMLLLLLLSGAVWLG, from the coding sequence ATGACATTTCTTTCCATTCTATGCGCGCTACTGATTGAGCAACTCAAGCCCTTGCGCGCGGACAATCCCATCTACGCCGAAATCAAGAGTCTCGCGATGCGCATGGAAACCTGGTTCAACGCCGGCCATGCGCGCCATGGCCGCATGGGCTGGTTCTTGATGGTAGGCGCGCTGATGGTGCCGACCGCCGCGATTTACTGGATCCTGATCCATTACGACTTGCGGCTGGTGGCCGTCGCCTGGAATATCCTGATCGTCTACCTGACCCTCGGCTTTCGCCATTACAGCCATTATTTCACGTCGATCCAGCTGGCCTTGAATGCCGGCGACGACGCCACCGCGCGCATCTTGCTGGCCGAATGGACCAGGCAGGACACGATCGGCATGGAGCCGTCCGAAATTTCGCGCATCGCCGTCGAAAAATCGCTGATCACCACCCATCGCAATGTATTCGGCGTGTTCTTCTGGTTCCTGATGCCGCTCGGACCGGCCTGCGCGGTGATGTACCGCGTGTCCGAATACCTGGCGCGCGCCTGGAATGAGCCGGAGCACATGCGCAATGAAGCGTTCGGCCAGTTTGCCGCGCGGGCGTTTTACTGGATCGACTGGATCCCGGTGCGCCTGACCGCCGTGGCGTTCGCCGTGGTCGGCAATTTTGAAGATGCGATCTACGCGTGGCGCAATTTCGCCGGCCGCTGGTCGGATGAAGCGATCGGCATCATCCTGTCGGCCGGCGGCGGCGCAATGGGCGTGCGGCTCGGCACGCCGCAGGAAAATGCCTCCAAGGTGTTGCTGGCCGATGCCGCCACGGTCGATGGCGCCGATGGCGAAGTCGAAAGCATGCCCGGCGAAGAGCCGAGCATGCGCGCCTTGCAAAGCACGGTCGGCCTGGTCTGGCGCGCCTTGCTGTTGTGGATGCTGCTGTTGCTGCTGCTGTCCGGCGCGGTCTGGCTGGGCTGA
- a CDS encoding CoA pyrophosphatase — protein MASLSFDPQQLPIDSIAGESAVPSERLAPDWLRQRFAAMPAWTPEAAEESLLKRGQATRAAVLVPLVMRSGGLTVLLTRRTAHLSSHAGQISFPGGRSEAFDSSPCDTALRETEEEVGLARGHVEVIGRLPDYLTGTGFCVTPVVGLVAPPFELSADPSEVDEIFEVPLAFLMNGAHHQRLSAELPAGRRSFYAMPYERFYIWGATAGMLRNLFHFLRA, from the coding sequence GTGGCCTCACTCTCTTTCGATCCGCAACAGTTGCCCATCGATTCCATCGCCGGCGAAAGCGCCGTGCCGTCCGAGCGCCTGGCGCCGGACTGGCTGCGCCAGCGTTTTGCCGCGATGCCTGCCTGGACGCCGGAAGCGGCCGAGGAATCGCTGTTGAAGCGCGGGCAAGCCACCCGCGCCGCGGTGCTGGTGCCGCTGGTGATGCGCAGCGGCGGCCTGACGGTGTTGCTGACCCGGCGTACCGCCCATTTGAGCAGCCACGCCGGCCAGATCAGCTTTCCTGGCGGGCGCAGCGAAGCGTTCGACAGCTCGCCGTGCGATACTGCGCTGCGTGAAACGGAAGAGGAAGTCGGCCTGGCGCGTGGCCACGTCGAAGTGATCGGCCGCTTGCCCGATTACCTGACCGGCACCGGCTTTTGCGTGACGCCGGTGGTCGGCCTGGTCGCGCCGCCGTTCGAGTTGTCCGCCGACCCGTCCGAAGTGGATGAAATTTTCGAAGTGCCGCTGGCTTTCCTGATGAATGGCGCGCACCACCAGCGCCTGTCGGCCGAATTGCCGGCCGGCCGGCGTTCGTTTTATGCGATGCCGTATGAACGTTTTTACATTTGGGGCGCCACGGCGGGCATGTTGCGCAACCTGTTTCATTTCTTGCGTGCGTAA
- the rplS gene encoding 50S ribosomal protein L19 translates to MNLIQQLEQEEIARLGKAIPEFAPGDTVIVNVNVVEGTRKRAQAYEGVVISRRNRGLNSNFIVRKISSGEGVERTFQLYSPLIASIEVKRRGDVRRAKLYYLRERSGKSARIKEKLPNRRVAAKASA, encoded by the coding sequence AACAATTAGAGCAGGAAGAGATTGCCCGCCTGGGTAAAGCTATCCCTGAATTCGCACCTGGCGATACCGTTATCGTCAACGTCAACGTAGTCGAAGGCACCCGCAAGCGCGCCCAGGCTTACGAAGGCGTGGTTATCTCCCGTCGTAACCGCGGCTTGAACTCGAACTTCATCGTTCGCAAGATCTCGTCCGGCGAAGGCGTAGAGCGTACGTTCCAACTGTACTCGCCGCTGATCGCTTCGATCGAAGTGAAACGCCGCGGTGACGTTCGTCGCGCTAAACTGTACTATCTGCGTGAGCGTTCGGGTAAATCGGCGCGTATCAAAGAGAAATTGCCAAATCGTCGCGTTGCGGCGAAAGCAAGCGCTTAA